A portion of the Bactrocera neohumeralis isolate Rockhampton chromosome 2, APGP_CSIRO_Bneo_wtdbg2-racon-allhic-juicebox.fasta_v2, whole genome shotgun sequence genome contains these proteins:
- the LOC126756994 gene encoding glycerol-3-phosphate acyltransferase 1, mitochondrial isoform X1, with amino-acid sequence MLASLLNFVQGAVEMSTIGCVELASVVLIVYYIYAKTRTLEILTNLFPNLKLNINYRPSIVKFNTMGNELLTTLRRNVQPETKQTNALTHAQGTNNMLQLTPHAGKKPYQSMFDWGVYFPFLAQCLRIKRFEYPQVSGAAQEDLMIQRAIKQAAEQIVREQRIESHKTYNLIGDTSNDTEESKKYQDILSNQERRANNILMNMRSTLNHYLIMLTSWLLYKLLPCFLSGVVTHTRQIETLKKASERAPGIPLIFLPLHRSHLDYIMVTFILTNNDIRSPLVAAGDNLQIPVFGGLLRGLGAFFIKRKIDPVVGKKDILYRAILQQYIQHALKMSHNVEFFIEGGRTRTGKPCMPKGGILSVIVNAFMDHSIPDALLVPVSVNYERLVDGNFVREQKGEKKVPESFWKAMAGIWKTLHSKYGLMRIDFNEPYSIKELVQSYNKVATDDSQFKVYKPSERKLQHNQSTSSLYGTDVVCEEHRTLIDSISREVVYDCATATSVMSTNALAFLMLTQFRKGALATDIALALDSLRNRLKGRKDMAFAGDSLHIVNYSADLLGEGLIMRTQDERGQTHLQPVQSIEASIELSYYSNMLTPHFALQSVLMITFHELLSLNGKFTKTDTETDNIPGISRKNLIDAALANCDVLRYEFILHKPTQILSNLLEINLDELIVNDLIKLPEIREEPDSNAESRKIARSIAAYLEDADDSEYIDYVPNGNNQDEQPDIFLANDTLTEQKAICEVLAPVSHTYLSVAQSLSILYKNSMLETEFIKFVINSISNKVNSGACPYAESVSTDSVRNCLKLLEKWSVLEISNDHGLRLLTLGTLYETSKESVKTIIGRIAKIVPPKTGYLHPSA; translated from the exons ATGTTAGCTTCATTGCTGAACTTTGTGCAAGGAGCTGTGGAAATGTCTACCATCGGTTGTGTTGAGTTGGCATCAGTGGTTCTCATCGTTTACTATATCTACGCCAAAACAAG AACACTGGAAATCTTAACCAATCTATTTCCtaatttgaaattgaatattaattatCGGCCATCAATTGTAAAGTTCAACACCATGGGCAATGAACTGTTAACAACACTGCGTAGAAATGTTCAACCG GAAACAAAACAGACCAATGCGCTCACACATGCACAAGGCACGAACAATATGTTGCAGTTAACACCTCATGCCGGTAAAAAGCCGTACCAATCAATGTTTGACTGGGGTGTTTACTTCCCGTTTCTAGCGCAATGTTTGCGCATAAAACGTTTTGAATATCCACAG GTGTCTGGTGCTGCGCAAGAAGATCTAATGATACAACGTGCTATCAAgcaagctgcagaacaaatcgtACGTGAACAGAGAATTGAATCACACAAAACATACAATTTAATTGGTGATACATCAAACGACACGGAAGAGTCAAAAAAGTACCAAGACATTTTGTCAAATCAAGAACGACgtgctaataatattttaatgaatatgCGTTCCACACTGAACCACTACTTAATAATGCTTACTTCCTGGTTATTGTACAAGCTTTTACCATGCTTTTTGTCTGGAGTGGTAACGCACACAAGACAAatagaaacattaaaaaaagctTCGGAACGTGCACCTGGTattcctttaatatttttaccattgCATCGAAGCCATCTCGACTACATAATGGTCACTTTTATTTTGACCAATAATGACATTCGCAGTCCATTAGTAGCTGCAGGCGACAATTTACAGATTCCCGTATTCGGCGGACTCCTACGTGGCCTTGGAGCTTTCTTCATTAAGCGAAAAATCGATCCTGTAGTTGGAAAGAAAGACATTCTTTACAGAGCTATTCTTCAGCAATACATTCAACATGCGCTAAAAATGTCCCataatgttgaattttttattgaaggCGGACGCACCCGTACCGGCAAGCCCTGTATGCCAAAAGGTGGTATTTTATCAGTAATTGTTAATGCATTTATGGACCATAGCATCCCAGATGCGTTACTAGTTCCGGTTTCGGTTAATTATGAGCGTCTTGTTGATGGAAATTTTGTACGTGAACAAAAAGGTGAAAAGAAGGTGCCGGAGTCATTCTGGAAAGCTATGGCAGGAATTTGGAAG ACTTTGCACTCAAAGTACGGTCTTATGCGCATCGACTTTAACGAACCATACTCTATAAAGGAACTTGTCCAATCATATAACAAAGTTGCCACAGATGATAGCCAATTCAAAGTGTACAAGCCCTCCGAAAG AAAACTACAGCACAACCAATCAACATCATCTTTATATGGCACTGACGTGGTATGCGAAGAACATCGCACACTAATAGATAGCATTTCAAGAGAAGTTGTATATGATTGCGCTACCGCCACATCAGTAATGTCAACAAACGCGCTGGCATTTCTGATGTTGACTCAGTTTCGCAAAGGCGCACTAGCCACTGATATCGCGCTGGCACTAGATTCACTTCGTAATCGGTTAAAAGGGCGCAAAGATATGGCATTCGCGGGAGATTCTTTACATATTGTCAATTATTCGGCAGATTTATTAGGCGAAG GTTTAATAATGCGGACGCAGGATGAACGTGGACAGACTCATTTACAACCTGTGCAAAGTATTGAGGCGTCAATTGAGTTATCCTACTATTCAAATATGCTTACACCACATTTTGCTTTGCAATCCGTATTAATGATAACCTTCCACGAATTGTTGTCATTAAACGGAAAGTTCACTAAAACG GATACCGAAACGGACAATATACCAGGAATTTCGAGAAAAAATCTCATTGATGCAGCTTTAGCAAACTGTGATGTACTACGATACGAATTTATTTTACACAAGCCAACCCAGATATTAAGTAACCTTTTGGAGATTAATTTGGATGAACTAATAGTCAACGATCTTATAAAGTTACCAGAG ATTAGAGAAGAACCTGATAGCAACGCCGAAAGCCGTAAAATTGCCCGTAGTATTGCGGCATACTTAGAAGATGCAGATGACTCTGAATATATTGATTATGTGCCGAATGGGAATAATCAAGATGAACAGCCCgatatatttttggcaaatgaCACACTGACTGAACAGAAAGCGATTTGTGAAGTTTTGGCGCCAGTTAGTCATACATATCTCTCGGTAGCTCAATCACTTAGTATTCTGTATAAAAATTCGATGCTCGAAACTGAATTCATTAAGTTCGTTATTAATAGCATATCAAACAAGGTGAATAGTGGAGCTTGTCCATATG CTGAAAGCGTATCCACAGACTCTGTGCGAAATTGCTTGAAGCTGCTAGAAAAATGGTCAGTGTTAGAAATTTCGAATGATCATGGTTTGCGTCTGTTAACGCTTGGAACGCTTTATGAAACATCCAAAGAATCTGTAAAGACTATTATTGGAAGAATAGCCAAAATAGTTCCGCCAAAAACCGGTTAcctgcatccttcagcataa
- the LOC126756963 gene encoding LOW QUALITY PROTEIN: probable histone-lysine N-methyltransferase Mes-4 (The sequence of the model RefSeq protein was modified relative to this genomic sequence to represent the inferred CDS: inserted 1 base in 1 codon), with protein sequence MRSEQKQNNATNVETRSSSAIEADTSFGYPVESIKGVNSNKNTFDKKLKRMKSEKCNFINKPENYEPRLSTPTTTRFSDNEGKRKDTSTCIGSGNRLSSSTPRRKRNMLANLYSDLSPKYIGFTTPSSSSTVAITGSESDGGLQTRSSRHRKLLVYVASPEIGGGSDSEILSDSSKALLGCVRRAGNQSVTPSPNRLSARKKFESPIDKLLARNGSVVLNDISKEKIVKNLAVSPNTILNNDIYESNPALSRNNETLIGVHCENNNNSPDLVNLPQKQINNIINCLITESNEEYNEQETTHIADLIKKESTSVVNNAGSDIANSSKGGTSEVGEENVETSTTELHSLDNFINPTAXVKIENDSFDKTTECKLEIVESPIDDAEAMLRYDLEGGESGESMILSNVVGLSAKSPSATSLDSAKGSSVVTGMDWMTFSTGDIFWGQIYSYCYWPCIVCPDPDGRTLSSERNVRNGEEYVLVHVRFFADSGRRNWVKRENLIPYTDLENYKQHMREIRKKYGKKSLKYKILLPKPSKVMIWREAIKEANKVSEIVYEDRLTKFFEIYEHKKVLQKIQRKQRKLSTDNNSRTDSLSHDPMESLIVKNPLASGKRDRSVSPYSPAYSPLKPVSKTKRRKLSDAFTQPQQTTENSGGDNNETNESSNNNSGTVQVKENETNTLASFAALHEMEMSNSEYRKFYNAMREFVLEDNMDESLERSLMVASRNIWALKQINIHQIKRRLQAGSNEHELGSSLVENGSAEGAVKRLSNRLKTLKHRHSLPTKFNKEFELEPQGKQQQEEGEVQAVDNKPKRQLNRPIEEVIDDIFNLDNKYLFRGLARDPVCKYCLHPGGPLIRCAKGCQTWLHADCIGKDPTALKKTRNGGRRKSNIINVRRSSSKLSVDMKASFENPIASINNDQEIAGTSSSLNNYHVTADGDVDDHIIKVNMEVICDSCAIGKPPVCAVCKEDNSSDSNKEELILCNMPHCSKAFHTACCRYWPQAKFTKSKNKIESFRCPSHVCHTCVSDDPKGKFQHLSNSKLTKCVKCPASYHMDSTCIPAGSQILTAAHIICPRHGISSKSDGHVNVSWCFICVGGGQVICCETCPTAVHAKCLNIPLDPSEGYICEECESGRLPLYGEMVWAKFNSFRWWPAIILPPTEIPQNIRRKAHNPNDFVVRFFGTHDHGWISRRRVYLYLEGDSSEPPKTKSSLDQSYNRGVEEAKRIYEIIKSKKMAQRLSNENKEKLHPQPYVRIKANRAVHPVKLHIDLEKVNKCECRSYDENPCGPNSNCLNRVLYHECNPKLCPAGERCQNQMFESRLSPRLDVVYLKERGFGLVCREPINAGDFIIEYVGEIIDDNEFKQRISQKSLDRDENFYFLSVEKDYIIDAGPKGNLARFMNHSCDPNCETQKWSVNGLNRIGLFAIKDIPADTELTFNYHWDDLLGNQKKLCLCGALKCAGEIGGKNREEKVSKENTAVETNKAKAGPTRKRKPLKRLQNRAREANGKKPSKKRANATVKTPVRIEEPADENTSHQNSDNSIYTAAKINEDDNTTNIF encoded by the exons ATGCGTTccgagcaaaaacaaaataacgcgACCAATGTAGAAACACGTAGCAGTTCGGCAATAGAAGCTGATACTTCTTTTGGATATCCGGTAGAAAGTATTAAAGGTgttaatagcaataaaaacacTTTCGATAAAAAGCTCAAAAgaatgaaaagtgaaaagtgtaattttattaataaaccaGAAAACTATGAGCCTCGATTGTcgacaccaacaacaaccagaTTCTCGGACAATGagggaaaaagaaaagatacATCAACGTGTATTGGTTCAGGCAATAGATTGTCTTCGTCTACGCCACGCA GAAAACGTAACATGTTAGCCAATTTATATTCGGACTTGAGCCCTAAATATATTGGATTTACGACACCATCATCATCGTCAACAGTTGCCATAACTGGCAGCGAAAGTGATGGTGGTCTTCAAACTAGAAGTTCTCGGCATCGTAAATTACTTGTATATGTTGCCAGTCCCGAGATAGGAGGAGGTAGCGATAGTGAAATCTTGTCTGATTCGTCCAAAGCACTGTTAGGCTGCGTCAGACGAGCGGGAAATCAATCAGTAACGCCGTCCCCGAATAGATTGTCAGCGCGCAAAAAATTTGAGAGTCCCATTGATAAATTATTAGCACGGAATGGCTCAGTTGTGTTAAATGATATTAGCAaagaaaaaatagtgaaaaactTAGCTGTAAGTCCAAATACTATATTAAATAACGATATATATGAAAGTAACCCTGCACTTTCAAGAAATAATGAAACACTCATTGGTGTTCAttgcgaaaataataataattcgcCTGATTTGGTAAATCTGCcgcaaaagcaaataaacaatatcATTAATTGCTTAATAACTGAAAGCAATGAAGAGTATAATGAACAAGAAACAAcacatatcgctgatttaataaaaaaagaatcgaCAAGTGTTGTAAATAATGCAGGATCAGATATTGCTAACTCTTCCAAAGGTGGAACTAGTGAGGTTGGCGAAGAAAATGTGGAAACGTCTACAACAGAACTTCATTCTCTGGACAACTTCATTAATCCAACAG aagtaaaaatcgaaaatgataGCTTTGATAAAACCACGGAATGTAAACTGGAAATCGTTGAAAGTCCCATAGACGATGCAGAGGCAATGTTACGGTACGATTTAGAGGGAGGAGAGAGTGGCGAATCCATGATATTAAGCAACGTCGTTGGTTTAAGTGCGAAATCACCTTCGGCAACCAGTTTAGATAGCGCTAAAGGCTCTTCTGTGGTAACGGGAATGGATTGGATGACATTTTCCACAGGAGATATCTTTTGGGGACAAATATACTCTTACTGCTATTGGCCTTGCATAGTATGTCCGGATCCCGATGGTAGGACGTTGTCATCTGAACGCAATGTGCGTAATGGGGAAGAATATGTATTAGTTCATGTACGATTCTTTGCTGATAGCGGTCGGAGGAATTGGGTAAAACGTGAAAACCTCATCCCGTATACCGATCTAGAAAATTACAAGCAACATATGCGTGAAATACGCAAAAAATATGGCAAGAAGAGTCTAAAATATAAGATACTTTTACCAAAGCCAAGTAAAGTAATGATCTGGCGTGAAGCAATAAAAGAAGCAAATAAAGTCTCTGAAATCGTATACGAGGATAGGTTAacaaagttttttgaaatttacgaGCATAAAAA agtcttgcaaaaaatacaaagaaaacaaCGAAAATTGAGCACGGACAACAATAGTAGAACTGATAGTTTAAGTCACGATCCTATGGAAAGTTTAATAGTAAAAAATCCTTTGGCTTCGGGAAAACGCGATCGTTCAGTTTCGCCTTACAGTCCCGCCTATTCACCGCTAAAACCAGTATCGAAAACGAAGCGACGAAAATTAAGTGATGCTTTTACACAACCGCAGCAAACTACAGAGAACTCAGGTGGAGATAATAACGAGACTAATGAAAGCTCTAATAATAATTCCGGTACTGTGCAAGTTAAAGAAAACGAAACTAACACTTTGGCTTCGTTTGCTGCGTTGCATGAAATGGAAATGAGTAACAGCGAATATAGAAAGTTTTACAACGCTATGAGAGAATTCGTATTGGAAGATAATATGGACGAATCTTTGGAAAGAAGCTTAATGGTTGCATCACGGAACATTTGGGCATTAAAGCAGATTAATATACATCAAATAAAACGGCGATTGCAGGCAGGAAGTAATGAGCATGAGCTGGGCTCTAGTCTTGTGGAAAATGGTAGTGCAGAAGGTGCTGTCAAGCGGCTTTCGAATagattaaaaactttgaaacatCGTCATAGTTTACCaaccaaatttaataaagaattcGAATTGGAACCGCAagggaaacaacaacaagaagaaggTGAAGTTCAAGCAGTTGATAACAAACCCAAACGTCAATTGAACCGACCTATTGAAGAAGTTATCGATGATATTTTCAACTTAGATAACAAGTATTTATTTCGAGGATTAGCTCGTGATCCTGTTTGTAAGTACTGTCTTCATCCCGGTGGTCCATTGATCAGATGTGCCAAAGGTTGTCAGACTTGGTTGCATGCTGATTGTATTGGAAAAGATCCAAcagctttaaaaaaaacgcGGAACGGAGGTCGtcgaaaatcaaatattataaatgtaagGCGTAGCTCTTCTAAATTATCCGTTGATATGAAAGCGTCATTTGAAAATCCAATAGCTTCAATAAATAACGACCAGGAAATTGCTGGCACCTCATCATCATTAAACAATTACCATGTTACTGCCGACGGAGATGTTGATGATCACATCATTAAAGTAAATATGGAAGTAATTTGCGATTCCTGTGCAATAGGAAAGCCCCCTGTTTGTGCTGTATGCAAAGAAGACAATTCATCAGATTCAAACAAGGaagaattaattttatgtaaCATGCCTCATTGTTCGAAAGCTTTCCATACTGCTTGTTGTAGATATTGGCCACAAGCAAAGTTCAccaaatcgaaaaataaaattgaatcttttCGCTGCCCGTCGCATGTTTGTCACacttgtgtttcagatgatcccaAAGGCAAATTTCAACATTTAAGTAACTCGAAActtacaaaatgtgtgaaatgtCCTGCTAGTTATCATATGGATTCGACTTGCATACCTGCCGGTTCTCAAATACTGACAGCAGCGCATATAATATGCCCTCGCCATGGTATATCAAGTAAATCAGATGGGCACGTGAACGTCAGTTGGTGTTTCATTTGCGTAGGAGGCGGTCAGGTAATCTGTTGTGAAACTTGTCCAACCGCTGTGCACGCCAAATGTTTAAATATCCCCCTTGATCCAAGTGAAGGTTACATATGTGAGGAGTGTGAGTCTGGTCGTCTGCCATTGTATGGGGAAATGGTATGGGCTAAATTCAATTCGTTCCGATGGTGGCCGGCTATAATACTGCCACCAACAGAAATACCACAAAATATCAGACGAAAGGCACATAACCCAAATGATTTTGTAGTTCGTTTCTTTGGAACACATGACCATGGTTGGATCTCTAGGCGTCGCGTTTATCTTTATTTGGAGGGTGACAGTTCGGAACCGCCGAAAACAAAATCaa GTTTGGATCAGAGTTATAATCGCGGCGTTGAGGAAGCGAAAcgtatatatgaaattataaaatcgaaGAAGATGGCACAACGcctttcaaatgaaaataaagagaAGTTACATCCACAACCATATGTGCGGATTAAAGCTAATCGGGCCGTTCATCCGGTTAAACTGCACATAGATTTGGAAAAGGTCAATAAATGTGAATGCAGAAGTTACGATGAGAATCCATGTGGGCCGAATTCAAATTGTTTGAATCGTGTTCTATATCATGAGTGCAATCCAAAGTTGTGTCCAGCGGGCGAACGTTGTCAAAACCAAATGTTCGAATCAAGATTATCACCACGGCTAGATGTTGTCTATCTGAAGGAGCGTGGTTTCGGGCTGGTGTGTAGAGAACCCATAAATGCGGGAGATTTTATTATTGAGTACGTTGGTGAAATCATCGATGATAATGAGTTTAAGCAACGAATATCTCAAAAGTCTTTGGATCGTGatgaaaatttctattttctgTCAGTGGAGAAGGACTACATTATTGATGCGGGTCCGAAGGGGAATTTGGCACGCTTCATGAATCATTCCTGTGACCCGAATTGTGAGACACAAAAATGGTCAGTAAACGGTCTGAATCGAATAGGACTTTTTGCTATTAAAGATATACCAGCG GACACGGAACTAACATTTAATTATCATTGGGATGATTTATTAGGAAATCAGAAAAAGTTATGCTTATGTGGAGCACTTAAATGTGCTGGTGAAATAGGTGGTAAAAACAGAGAAGAAAAGGTTTCTAAA GAGAACACCGCAGTCGAAACAAACAAAGCTAAAGCCGGTCCCACACGGAAGAGAAAACCTTTAAAAAGGCTTCAAAATCGTGCCAGGGAAGCAAATGGGAAGAAACCAAGCAAAAAGCGTGCTAATGCAACAGTGAAGACTCCAGTAAGGATTGAGGAACCAGCAGATGAGAACACATCACACCAGAACAGTGACAATTCCATTTATACTGCTGCCAAAATTAATGAAGACgacaatacaacaaatatattttga
- the LOC126756994 gene encoding glycerol-3-phosphate acyltransferase 1, mitochondrial isoform X2: MSDDEFRARGWFEETKQTNALTHAQGTNNMLQLTPHAGKKPYQSMFDWGVYFPFLAQCLRIKRFEYPQVSGAAQEDLMIQRAIKQAAEQIVREQRIESHKTYNLIGDTSNDTEESKKYQDILSNQERRANNILMNMRSTLNHYLIMLTSWLLYKLLPCFLSGVVTHTRQIETLKKASERAPGIPLIFLPLHRSHLDYIMVTFILTNNDIRSPLVAAGDNLQIPVFGGLLRGLGAFFIKRKIDPVVGKKDILYRAILQQYIQHALKMSHNVEFFIEGGRTRTGKPCMPKGGILSVIVNAFMDHSIPDALLVPVSVNYERLVDGNFVREQKGEKKVPESFWKAMAGIWKTLHSKYGLMRIDFNEPYSIKELVQSYNKVATDDSQFKVYKPSERKLQHNQSTSSLYGTDVVCEEHRTLIDSISREVVYDCATATSVMSTNALAFLMLTQFRKGALATDIALALDSLRNRLKGRKDMAFAGDSLHIVNYSADLLGEGLIMRTQDERGQTHLQPVQSIEASIELSYYSNMLTPHFALQSVLMITFHELLSLNGKFTKTDTETDNIPGISRKNLIDAALANCDVLRYEFILHKPTQILSNLLEINLDELIVNDLIKLPEIREEPDSNAESRKIARSIAAYLEDADDSEYIDYVPNGNNQDEQPDIFLANDTLTEQKAICEVLAPVSHTYLSVAQSLSILYKNSMLETEFIKFVINSISNKVNSGACPYAESVSTDSVRNCLKLLEKWSVLEISNDHGLRLLTLGTLYETSKESVKTIIGRIAKIVPPKTGYLHPSA; this comes from the exons ATGTCCGACGATGAATTCCGCGCGCGTGGTTGGTTTGAG GAAACAAAACAGACCAATGCGCTCACACATGCACAAGGCACGAACAATATGTTGCAGTTAACACCTCATGCCGGTAAAAAGCCGTACCAATCAATGTTTGACTGGGGTGTTTACTTCCCGTTTCTAGCGCAATGTTTGCGCATAAAACGTTTTGAATATCCACAG GTGTCTGGTGCTGCGCAAGAAGATCTAATGATACAACGTGCTATCAAgcaagctgcagaacaaatcgtACGTGAACAGAGAATTGAATCACACAAAACATACAATTTAATTGGTGATACATCAAACGACACGGAAGAGTCAAAAAAGTACCAAGACATTTTGTCAAATCAAGAACGACgtgctaataatattttaatgaatatgCGTTCCACACTGAACCACTACTTAATAATGCTTACTTCCTGGTTATTGTACAAGCTTTTACCATGCTTTTTGTCTGGAGTGGTAACGCACACAAGACAAatagaaacattaaaaaaagctTCGGAACGTGCACCTGGTattcctttaatatttttaccattgCATCGAAGCCATCTCGACTACATAATGGTCACTTTTATTTTGACCAATAATGACATTCGCAGTCCATTAGTAGCTGCAGGCGACAATTTACAGATTCCCGTATTCGGCGGACTCCTACGTGGCCTTGGAGCTTTCTTCATTAAGCGAAAAATCGATCCTGTAGTTGGAAAGAAAGACATTCTTTACAGAGCTATTCTTCAGCAATACATTCAACATGCGCTAAAAATGTCCCataatgttgaattttttattgaaggCGGACGCACCCGTACCGGCAAGCCCTGTATGCCAAAAGGTGGTATTTTATCAGTAATTGTTAATGCATTTATGGACCATAGCATCCCAGATGCGTTACTAGTTCCGGTTTCGGTTAATTATGAGCGTCTTGTTGATGGAAATTTTGTACGTGAACAAAAAGGTGAAAAGAAGGTGCCGGAGTCATTCTGGAAAGCTATGGCAGGAATTTGGAAG ACTTTGCACTCAAAGTACGGTCTTATGCGCATCGACTTTAACGAACCATACTCTATAAAGGAACTTGTCCAATCATATAACAAAGTTGCCACAGATGATAGCCAATTCAAAGTGTACAAGCCCTCCGAAAG AAAACTACAGCACAACCAATCAACATCATCTTTATATGGCACTGACGTGGTATGCGAAGAACATCGCACACTAATAGATAGCATTTCAAGAGAAGTTGTATATGATTGCGCTACCGCCACATCAGTAATGTCAACAAACGCGCTGGCATTTCTGATGTTGACTCAGTTTCGCAAAGGCGCACTAGCCACTGATATCGCGCTGGCACTAGATTCACTTCGTAATCGGTTAAAAGGGCGCAAAGATATGGCATTCGCGGGAGATTCTTTACATATTGTCAATTATTCGGCAGATTTATTAGGCGAAG GTTTAATAATGCGGACGCAGGATGAACGTGGACAGACTCATTTACAACCTGTGCAAAGTATTGAGGCGTCAATTGAGTTATCCTACTATTCAAATATGCTTACACCACATTTTGCTTTGCAATCCGTATTAATGATAACCTTCCACGAATTGTTGTCATTAAACGGAAAGTTCACTAAAACG GATACCGAAACGGACAATATACCAGGAATTTCGAGAAAAAATCTCATTGATGCAGCTTTAGCAAACTGTGATGTACTACGATACGAATTTATTTTACACAAGCCAACCCAGATATTAAGTAACCTTTTGGAGATTAATTTGGATGAACTAATAGTCAACGATCTTATAAAGTTACCAGAG ATTAGAGAAGAACCTGATAGCAACGCCGAAAGCCGTAAAATTGCCCGTAGTATTGCGGCATACTTAGAAGATGCAGATGACTCTGAATATATTGATTATGTGCCGAATGGGAATAATCAAGATGAACAGCCCgatatatttttggcaaatgaCACACTGACTGAACAGAAAGCGATTTGTGAAGTTTTGGCGCCAGTTAGTCATACATATCTCTCGGTAGCTCAATCACTTAGTATTCTGTATAAAAATTCGATGCTCGAAACTGAATTCATTAAGTTCGTTATTAATAGCATATCAAACAAGGTGAATAGTGGAGCTTGTCCATATG CTGAAAGCGTATCCACAGACTCTGTGCGAAATTGCTTGAAGCTGCTAGAAAAATGGTCAGTGTTAGAAATTTCGAATGATCATGGTTTGCGTCTGTTAACGCTTGGAACGCTTTATGAAACATCCAAAGAATCTGTAAAGACTATTATTGGAAGAATAGCCAAAATAGTTCCGCCAAAAACCGGTTAcctgcatccttcagcataa